The following is a genomic window from Deinococcus yavapaiensis KR-236.
AGTACGCGATGGGCGTGTAGCTTCCGGCGATCAGGAGGAAGATCGCGCTGTGGTCGAGCTTGCGCAACCACCGCAGCGTTCGCTCGGAGCCGTGGAAGGAATGGTAGCTCGCCGACGCGAGGTACAGAAGCGCGAACGACACGCCGAATACCACGAACGGCCACAAGCTGAGACCCTTCGCGTTCGCCCACACGAGCATCACGATCGTAAACGGCACGGCGAGCACCACCCCGCTCCAGTGGGTGAGGGCGTTGATCGGCTCGCGCAAGGCGCTGTACAGGCGTCGCATGCAGGAAGTGTAACGGAAACGACGGAGGACGAATGGTCCCCCGTCATGATCGCGGACGTCGTCCTGGACTACTTGCGGCTGTAGTTCGGCGCTTCTTGCGTGATCGTCACGTCGTGCGGATGGCTCTCGATCAGGCTCGCCGACGTGATGCGCGTGAACTGCGCGTCGCGCCGTAACGTGTCGAGGTCGGGCGCTCCGCAGTACCCCATCGCGCTTCGAAGGCCGCCCACGAGTTGATACAGCACCTCGCTCACCGCGCCCTTGTACCCCACGATGCCCTCGATGCCTTCGGGCACGAACTTCTTCGAACCGCTTTGAAAGTACCGATCTCCGCTGCCCTGATCCATCGCTCCCAGCGACCCCATGCCCCGGTACGACTTGTAGCGGCGCCCTTCGCGCAGCACGACTTCGCCCGGCGCTTCGTCCGTCCCGGCGAACATCGACCCCAGCATCACCACGCTCGCGCCCGCCGCGATCGCCTTGGGCACGTCCCCGGTCTGCTTGACGCCGCCGTCGGCGATGACGGGCACGCCCTCGGGCAAGGCCGCTTCGGTGGTGTTGAAGATCGCCGTGATTTGCGGCACGCCAACGCCCGTGACGACGCGCGTCGTGCAGATCGACCCTGGCCCTATTCCCGCCTTCACGGCGTCCGCTCCCGCCAAGATCAAATCCCTTGCCCCCTCGTACGTCGCCACGTTTCCGGCGACGACGTCCACGTCGAAGTGGGTCTTGACGCGTTCCAGCGCGCGCAAGATGCCGACCGAGTGCCCGTGCGCCGAATCGAGCACCAGAACGTCGACGCCCGCCGCGACGAGAGCGCCGGCGCGGTCCATGAGGTCGGGCGAGTTTCCGATGGCGGCGGCGACGCGCAGGCGACCCATGTCGTCCTTGGCGGCGCGCGGGTACTTGATGCGCTTCATGACGTCCTTGATCGTCACGAGACCCGTGAGCTTGTAGTCCTCGTCGACCACGAGAAGCTTCTCGATGCGGCTCTTCTTGAACTGCGCCTCGGCGTCCTCCAGCGACGTCCCGACAGGCACGGTGACGAGGTTCTCGCTCGTCATGACGTCTCGCACCGGGGTGCTCATGTCGGTGACGAAGCGCAAGTCGCGGTTCGTCACGATGCCGAGGAGTGTACCGTCGGGCGCGGTGATCGGCACGCCGCTGATGCGGTACTCGTTCATGAGGCGCTCGGCGTCTCCGACGGTCGCTTCGATCGGCAGGGTGATCGGATCGACGATCATGCCGACTTCGGAACGCTTCACCTTGCGGACCATCTCGGCTTGCAGTTCGAGCGGCATGTTCTTGTGAACGACCCCGATGCCACCTTCACGCGCCATGGCGACTGCCATGTTCGTTTCGGTGACGGTGTCCATCGCGGCGGACGCGAACGGAACCTTGAGGCGGACGCGACGCGTGAGCTGCGCCTCGAGGCTCACCTCGTTCGGAAGAACTTCGCTGCGCCGCGGAATGAGCAGCACGTCGTCGAAGGTGATGCCGTCCTGGGAGAACTTGTACGCGAAGCGGTCGTTCGAAGCGTCCATATTGGCGCGAAGTATACCCCTCGCGCGGGCGAATCACGGGAAGCTGGCCCCCTCTTGCGCGCCCGGACATCGCGTGCTAATCTTCTCCTCGCCCGTAAGGGACCCTTCCGAGGGGCTGTAGCTCAGCTGGGAGAGCGCCTCGTTCGCAATGAGGAGGTCAGGGGTTCGAATCCCCTCAGCTCCACCAAGAAAACCCCGTCACCGACGGGGTTTCGCTTTTTCGGATCCTCGATTCGGCCGATATTAGACGAAGTTTGGCAAACGGTTGGCAAACCGAGTT
Proteins encoded in this region:
- the guaB gene encoding IMP dehydrogenase, producing MDASNDRFAYKFSQDGITFDDVLLIPRRSEVLPNEVSLEAQLTRRVRLKVPFASAAMDTVTETNMAVAMAREGGIGVVHKNMPLELQAEMVRKVKRSEVGMIVDPITLPIEATVGDAERLMNEYRISGVPITAPDGTLLGIVTNRDLRFVTDMSTPVRDVMTSENLVTVPVGTSLEDAEAQFKKSRIEKLLVVDEDYKLTGLVTIKDVMKRIKYPRAAKDDMGRLRVAAAIGNSPDLMDRAGALVAAGVDVLVLDSAHGHSVGILRALERVKTHFDVDVVAGNVATYEGARDLILAGADAVKAGIGPGSICTTRVVTGVGVPQITAIFNTTEAALPEGVPVIADGGVKQTGDVPKAIAAGASVVMLGSMFAGTDEAPGEVVLREGRRYKSYRGMGSLGAMDQGSGDRYFQSGSKKFVPEGIEGIVGYKGAVSEVLYQLVGGLRSAMGYCGAPDLDTLRRDAQFTRITSASLIESHPHDVTITQEAPNYSRK